The Streptomyces sp. NBC_01275 genome has a segment encoding these proteins:
- a CDS encoding DUF4406 domain-containing protein, with product MPQSPLMILVAGPYRSGTGDDPAKLAANVRAMNEAALALYRAGHLPVTGEALALPLLEAAGSTAPGDPLFDELFHPVAERLLDRCDAVLRIGGPSQGADRMIARAHALGKKTYGDLADVPRPADVHDTSGGRR from the coding sequence ATGCCCCAGTCCCCGCTGATGATCCTGGTAGCCGGCCCGTACCGTTCCGGCACCGGCGACGACCCCGCGAAGCTCGCGGCCAACGTACGCGCCATGAACGAGGCCGCCCTCGCCCTGTACCGCGCCGGGCATCTGCCCGTCACCGGCGAGGCGCTCGCGCTGCCCCTGCTGGAGGCGGCCGGCAGCACCGCCCCGGGCGACCCGCTCTTCGACGAACTCTTCCACCCCGTCGCCGAACGCCTGCTCGACCGCTGCGACGCGGTCCTGCGCATCGGGGGCCCGTCCCAGGGCGCGGACCGCATGATCGCCCGGGCCCACGCTCTGGGCAAGAAGACCTACGGCGACCTCGCCGACGTACCTCGACCGGCCGACGTACACGACACTTCGGGCGGCCGCCGATGA
- a CDS encoding MarR family winged helix-turn-helix transcriptional regulator has product MTTRWLTPEEQRAWRAYIAATHLLEDAIDRQLQQDAGMPHLYYSILANLSETPERQLRMTDLAERTKITRSRLTYAVTRLEKDGLVRRENCRWDKRGSVAVLTDEGMAVLERTAPGHVETVRDSLFAHLNEEQVGQLEEICTGIARALEEDGTRPADDDVPWRRRSSPPSSSCS; this is encoded by the coding sequence ATGACGACCCGCTGGCTCACCCCCGAGGAGCAGCGCGCCTGGCGCGCGTACATCGCCGCGACGCACCTCCTGGAGGACGCGATCGACCGACAGCTCCAGCAGGACGCCGGCATGCCCCACCTGTACTACTCCATCCTCGCCAATCTCTCCGAGACGCCGGAGCGTCAGCTGCGTATGACCGACCTGGCCGAGCGGACGAAGATCACCCGCAGTCGACTGACGTACGCGGTGACGCGGCTGGAGAAGGACGGGCTGGTCCGGCGGGAGAACTGCCGGTGGGACAAGCGGGGCAGCGTCGCCGTCCTGACCGACGAGGGGATGGCCGTACTGGAACGGACCGCCCCGGGCCATGTCGAGACCGTGCGGGACTCGCTGTTCGCTCACCTGAACGAGGAGCAGGTGGGGCAGCTGGAGGAGATCTGCACGGGCATCGCTCGGGCGCTGGAGGAGGACGGGACGCGGCCGGCGGACGACGACGTGCCGTGGCGGAGGCGGTCGTCGCCGCCGTCGTCGTCCTGTTCGTGA
- a CDS encoding NUDIX domain-containing protein, translating into MTDDLETAPRPGIDVPDPRGRTGLDRQGRDLTGNPRVRVQEVEVLACDWSVLRRTTFDYRHSDGHWSRERRETYDRGDGATILLYDPDRRTVLLTRQFRLPAYVNGHPDGMLLETAAGLLDGDDPREAIRREAAEETGRAVHEVEHVFDVYMSPGSVTERLSFFAAPYDASAPGVDTAGVAAEGEDIAVVELPFAEALDLVRTGAIADAKAIMLLQWAALDGPFRDSIRDSSQGHSPSGRIS; encoded by the coding sequence ATGACCGACGACCTCGAAACCGCGCCCCGTCCCGGCATCGACGTCCCCGACCCCCGCGGCCGCACCGGCCTCGACCGTCAGGGGCGCGACCTGACCGGCAATCCGCGCGTCCGCGTCCAGGAGGTGGAGGTGCTCGCCTGCGACTGGTCCGTCCTGCGGCGCACCACCTTCGACTACCGGCACAGCGACGGCCACTGGAGCCGCGAGCGGCGCGAGACCTACGACCGGGGCGACGGCGCGACGATCCTGCTCTACGACCCCGACCGGCGCACGGTCCTGCTGACCCGTCAGTTCCGGCTGCCCGCGTACGTCAACGGGCACCCCGACGGGATGCTGCTGGAGACCGCCGCCGGTCTCCTGGACGGGGACGATCCACGGGAGGCGATCCGCCGTGAGGCCGCCGAGGAGACCGGACGCGCCGTCCACGAGGTCGAGCATGTCTTCGACGTGTACATGAGCCCCGGCTCGGTCACCGAACGCCTCAGCTTCTTCGCCGCCCCCTACGACGCCTCGGCCCCCGGCGTCGACACGGCGGGCGTGGCGGCCGAGGGCGAGGACATCGCCGTGGTCGAACTCCCCTTCGCCGAGGCCCTCGACCTCGTCCGCACGGGAGCGATCGCCGACGCCAAGGCCATCATGCTGCTCCAGTGGGCCGCCCTCGACGGTCCCTTCCGGGACTCCATCCGGGACTCCTCCCAGGGCCACTCCCCGTCGGGCCGGATCAGCTGA
- the ribA gene encoding GTP cyclohydrolase II: MPDTPAAATQRARVRVPLRFPDGYSVDAELVTFHGLADGLEHVAVVLGEPAPGAVPLVRLHSECLTGDVFGSARCDCGPQLREAVERIAETGGVLLYLRQEGRGIGLYNKLDAYALQDQGLDTYEANAALGLPEDGRDYTAAAQMLRALGITELDLLSNNPDKAEQLRGLGTDVHDRVPTGVFTTPHNVRYLRAKVLQTQHTLPLADLTELSVS; this comes from the coding sequence ATGCCCGACACCCCCGCCGCCGCCACCCAGCGCGCCCGCGTCCGCGTACCGCTGCGCTTCCCCGACGGATACTCCGTCGACGCCGAACTCGTCACCTTCCACGGTCTGGCCGACGGCCTCGAGCATGTCGCCGTCGTCCTCGGCGAACCGGCCCCCGGCGCCGTCCCGCTGGTCCGGCTGCACTCCGAGTGCCTGACCGGGGACGTCTTCGGCTCCGCGCGCTGCGACTGCGGACCCCAGCTGCGCGAGGCGGTCGAGCGGATAGCCGAGACGGGCGGCGTCCTGCTCTACCTCCGTCAGGAGGGCCGCGGCATCGGCCTCTACAACAAGCTCGACGCGTACGCCCTCCAGGACCAGGGCCTGGACACCTACGAGGCGAACGCCGCCCTCGGGCTGCCGGAGGACGGCCGGGACTACACCGCCGCCGCCCAGATGCTGCGCGCCCTCGGCATCACCGAGCTGGACCTGCTGTCCAACAACCCCGACAAGGCGGAGCAGTTGAGGGGACTGGGCACGGACGTCCACGACCGGGTCCCGACGGGCGTCTTCACGACCCCGCACAACGTCCGCTACCTGCGCGCGAAGGTCCTGCAGACCCAGCACACGCTGCCGCTGGCGGACCTCACGGAGCTCAGCGTCAGCTGA
- a CDS encoding PrsW family intramembrane metalloprotease, with protein sequence MRHAHWWQRSWVRYGALITLLSLSGLVILALVREQTGTEGFLVGLGLAVLPVPLLIAAFRWLDRVEPGPWRNLVFAFAWGACAAALIAIVANSFATRWIATATADPSSADTLGATVIAPIVEESAKAAAVLLVFLFRRRDFTGIVDGVVIAGVTATGFAFTENILYLGTAFGTDQLSGDSGIASVTAATFFVRVIMSPFAHPLFTVLTGIGFGVAALSGNRLRLRHVLLPLSGLLLAMGMHALWNGSSTFGEFGFFAVYGAFMVPAFGLLTWLVVWTRQRELRTVREELPAYTAAGWLSPAEPYALGSMRARRLAREYAQQRLGRPAAQAVAQYEAYATSLAFLRHRGRQGRADADFVVRERELLNELWRRRELARPALDHAAWMTAPPVRVAVPATPWPVYGAVYGTHGMHGAPGPHGMHGAPGPHGVHDPAQGPGPGPGQGYGYGYGYGYGYGYGYPAAQHPSYNPYQS encoded by the coding sequence CTGCGGCACGCGCACTGGTGGCAGCGCAGCTGGGTGCGGTACGGGGCGCTCATCACCCTGCTCTCGCTGTCCGGTCTCGTCATCCTCGCGCTGGTGCGCGAACAGACCGGCACGGAAGGGTTCCTGGTCGGTCTCGGGCTCGCCGTGCTGCCGGTTCCGCTGCTCATAGCCGCCTTCCGGTGGCTCGACCGGGTCGAGCCCGGGCCCTGGCGGAACCTGGTGTTCGCCTTCGCCTGGGGCGCGTGCGCGGCCGCGCTGATCGCGATCGTCGCCAACAGCTTCGCGACGCGCTGGATAGCGACGGCGACCGCCGACCCGTCCAGCGCGGACACCCTGGGGGCGACCGTCATAGCGCCGATCGTCGAGGAGTCCGCCAAGGCCGCCGCCGTGCTGCTCGTGTTCCTCTTCCGCAGGCGGGACTTCACCGGGATCGTCGACGGCGTGGTGATAGCGGGGGTCACCGCGACCGGCTTCGCGTTCACCGAGAACATCCTCTACCTCGGCACCGCCTTCGGCACCGACCAGCTCTCCGGCGACAGCGGCATCGCCTCCGTCACCGCCGCGACCTTCTTCGTCCGCGTGATCATGTCGCCGTTCGCGCACCCCCTGTTCACGGTCCTGACCGGCATCGGCTTCGGCGTCGCCGCGCTCTCCGGGAACCGCCTGCGCCTGCGGCACGTCCTGCTCCCGCTGTCCGGGCTGCTCCTGGCGATGGGCATGCACGCCCTGTGGAACGGCTCCTCGACGTTCGGCGAGTTCGGGTTCTTCGCGGTGTACGGGGCGTTCATGGTGCCCGCGTTCGGGCTGCTGACCTGGCTGGTGGTGTGGACGCGCCAACGTGAGCTGCGCACCGTGCGCGAGGAGCTGCCCGCCTACACGGCCGCCGGCTGGCTCAGCCCGGCCGAGCCGTACGCGCTGGGCTCGATGCGGGCACGGCGGCTGGCCCGCGAGTACGCCCAGCAGCGCCTGGGCCGGCCGGCGGCGCAGGCGGTGGCGCAGTACGAGGCGTACGCGACCTCCCTGGCGTTTCTGCGGCACCGCGGGCGACAGGGGCGGGCCGACGCCGACTTCGTCGTACGGGAACGGGAGTTGCTGAACGAGCTGTGGCGCCGCAGGGAGCTGGCGCGGCCCGCGCTGGACCATGCAGCGTGGATGACGGCTCCACCGGTACGGGTGGCTGTGCCGGCGACGCCCTGGCCGGTGTACGGGGCGGTGTACGGGACGCACGGGATGCACGGGGCTCCTGGACCGCACGGGATGCACGGGGCTCCTGGGCCGCACGGGGTGCACGACCCGGCGCAGGGACCCGGCCCTGGCCCCGGACAGGGCTACGGGTACGGCTACGGGTACGGGTACGGGTACGGGTACGGATATCCGGCGGCGCAGCACCCCAGCTACAACCCCTACCAGTCGTAG
- the trmB gene encoding tRNA (guanosine(46)-N7)-methyltransferase TrmB: MNASDVSEPAPGGPHHPGESVRHTRAKGEPRFPDGPHADPAGSHFERRIRSFQPRRSRVTAGQADALQRLWAQWGLDIDGHRVDLAELFGNSRPVVLEIGFGMGEATAQMAAADPDTNLVAVDVHTPGQGNLLNLADRTGLTNVRVANGDAIILLREMLPADSLDGLRVYFPDPWPKKRHHKRRLIQPEFLDLAATRLRPGAIVHCATDWEPYAQQMLEVLTAHPDFENTQVDGGFAPRPDFRPLTRFEGQGLDKGHVVNDLLFRRVQHGDR, from the coding sequence GTGAACGCCTCTGACGTCTCCGAGCCCGCCCCCGGCGGGCCGCACCACCCGGGCGAGTCCGTTCGGCATACCCGCGCCAAGGGGGAGCCCCGCTTCCCCGACGGGCCCCATGCGGATCCCGCCGGGTCGCACTTCGAGCGGCGGATCAGAAGTTTTCAGCCGCGGCGCAGCCGGGTGACCGCAGGGCAGGCCGACGCCTTGCAGCGGCTGTGGGCGCAGTGGGGGCTCGACATCGACGGGCACCGCGTCGACCTCGCCGAGCTCTTCGGGAACAGCCGTCCCGTGGTGCTGGAGATCGGGTTCGGGATGGGGGAGGCCACCGCTCAGATGGCCGCCGCCGACCCGGACACCAACCTCGTCGCCGTGGACGTGCACACCCCGGGCCAGGGCAATCTGCTCAACCTCGCCGACCGCACCGGACTGACCAACGTCCGGGTCGCCAACGGCGACGCGATCATCCTGCTGCGGGAGATGCTGCCGGCGGACTCGCTCGACGGACTGCGCGTCTATTTCCCGGACCCGTGGCCCAAGAAGCGCCACCACAAGCGGCGCCTCATCCAGCCGGAGTTCCTCGACCTCGCCGCGACGCGACTGAGACCGGGTGCGATCGTGCACTGCGCGACCGACTGGGAGCCGTATGCGCAGCAGATGCTGGAGGTGCTCACCGCGCACCCCGACTTCGAGAACACGCAGGTCGACGGTGGCTTCGCGCCCCGGCCCGACTTCCGGCCGCTGACCCGTTTCGAGGGACAGGGGCTGGACAAGGGTCATGTGGTGAACGACCTGTTGTTCCGTCGCGTACAGCACGGGGATCGCTGA
- a CDS encoding MFS transporter — MSREQRGPNEKLGTVLALAGISNAGLARRVNDLGAQRGLTLRYDKTSVARWVSKGMVPQGAAPHLIAAAIGQKLGRPVPLHEIGLADADPAPEVGLAFPRDVGQAVRSATDLYRLDLAGRRAGSGGIWQSLAGSFAVSAYATPASRWLITPADSSVAREVHFLEGSGAPLKVGHSDVQKLREAAEDARRWDSKYGGGDWRSSMVPECLRVEAAPLLLGAYSDEVGRALFGASAELTRLAGWMAFDTGQQEAAQRYYIQALRLARAAADVPLGGYVLASMSLQATYRGFGDEGVDLAQAALERNRGLATARTMSFFRLVEARAHARAGDAHAAGAALKAAEGWLERSRDGDSDPSWLGFYSYDRFAADAAECYRDLKAPRQVRRFTEQALSKPTEEFVRSHGLRLVVSAVAELESGNLDAACEQGVRAVEVAGRISSARTTEYVKDLLHRLEPYGDEPRVVELRERARPLLMAPA, encoded by the coding sequence ATGTCCAGGGAGCAACGCGGGCCGAACGAAAAACTCGGCACCGTTCTCGCCCTCGCGGGAATCAGCAACGCAGGACTCGCACGACGTGTCAACGACCTTGGCGCTCAACGCGGGTTGACTCTTCGCTACGACAAGACGTCGGTGGCGCGCTGGGTGTCGAAGGGCATGGTGCCGCAGGGCGCCGCGCCGCACCTCATCGCGGCCGCCATCGGCCAGAAGCTCGGCCGCCCGGTGCCGCTCCACGAGATCGGCCTGGCGGACGCGGATCCCGCACCCGAGGTGGGCCTCGCCTTCCCCAGGGACGTCGGCCAGGCCGTGCGCTCGGCCACGGACCTGTACCGCCTCGACCTCGCCGGCCGCCGGGCCGGTTCCGGGGGCATCTGGCAGTCGTTGGCCGGATCGTTCGCAGTAAGCGCATACGCAACGCCCGCCTCGCGCTGGCTGATAACCCCGGCCGACAGTTCGGTGGCGCGCGAGGTCCACTTCCTGGAGGGGTCCGGCGCACCGCTCAAAGTCGGCCACAGCGATGTGCAGAAGCTGCGGGAGGCCGCCGAGGACGCCAGGCGCTGGGACTCCAAGTACGGAGGCGGCGACTGGCGTTCGTCCATGGTGCCGGAGTGTCTGCGGGTGGAGGCGGCGCCGCTGCTGCTCGGCGCGTACTCCGACGAAGTCGGCAGGGCGCTGTTCGGGGCGAGCGCCGAACTGACCCGCCTGGCGGGCTGGATGGCCTTCGACACCGGGCAGCAGGAGGCCGCGCAGCGCTACTACATCCAGGCGCTGCGGCTGGCCCGCGCGGCGGCGGACGTACCCCTCGGCGGGTATGTGCTGGCGTCGATGTCCCTCCAGGCGACCTACCGCGGTTTCGGCGACGAGGGCGTCGACCTCGCGCAGGCCGCCCTGGAGCGCAACCGCGGACTGGCCACGGCCCGCACGATGAGCTTCTTCCGGCTCGTCGAGGCACGCGCGCACGCCCGCGCGGGCGACGCGCATGCCGCCGGTGCGGCCCTGAAGGCGGCGGAGGGCTGGCTGGAGCGCTCGCGCGACGGCGACAGCGATCCGTCTTGGCTCGGGTTCTACTCCTACGACCGGTTCGCCGCCGACGCGGCCGAGTGCTATCGCGATCTGAAGGCGCCCCGTCAGGTGCGGAGGTTCACCGAGCAGGCGCTGTCGAAGCCGACGGAGGAGTTCGTGCGGTCGCACGGGCTGCGGCTCGTCGTCTCGGCGGTCGCCGAGCTGGAGTCGGGGAACCTCGACGCGGCGTGCGAGCAGGGGGTGCGGGCGGTGGAGGTCGCCGGGCGCATCTCGTCCGCCCGGACCACCGAGTACGTGAAGGATCTTCTGCACCGGCTGGAGCCGTACGGCGACGAGCCGCGGGTGGTGGAGCTCCGTGAGCGTGCCCGGCCCTTACTCATGGCCCCTGCGTAG
- a CDS encoding M23 family metallopeptidase produces the protein MASNPPAPEAPFVPGQRSPETFGFGTYRTDEGPWEEWNPTAESVRPVRGKHRVAKQRGGGFARSSTVLGVGVIAAVSAGGMASANTGKAPVSISMPDLPSVGGLLTEDDAPPEPAPALSSFGTESDDTAQGGAADAGEALRSRIMAQAESQQTQIEAKAKVAAAKAEAAATAKAEKEAKAKAAAAKEKAEAEAKKKAEAARLAELAKQYTLPTSSYTITSTFGQAGSLWSSGYHTGLDFAAPTGTLIKAVHSGTVTEAGWAGSYGYRTILTLDDGTELWFCHQSSISVSVGQKVGTGDVIGRVGATGNVTGAHLHLEVHPNGSADGIDPMSWLRSKGLNP, from the coding sequence GTGGCGTCCAACCCGCCTGCCCCAGAAGCCCCGTTCGTGCCGGGCCAGCGTTCCCCCGAGACCTTCGGCTTCGGCACCTACCGCACCGACGAGGGCCCCTGGGAGGAATGGAACCCCACCGCGGAGTCCGTTCGCCCGGTACGCGGCAAGCACCGCGTCGCCAAGCAGCGCGGCGGCGGGTTCGCCCGCAGCTCCACCGTCCTCGGCGTCGGCGTCATAGCCGCCGTCAGCGCGGGCGGCATGGCCAGCGCCAACACCGGCAAGGCGCCGGTCTCCATCTCCATGCCCGACCTCCCCTCGGTGGGCGGCCTTCTCACGGAGGACGACGCCCCCCCGGAGCCCGCGCCCGCCCTCAGCAGCTTCGGCACCGAGTCCGACGACACCGCCCAGGGCGGCGCCGCCGACGCCGGCGAGGCGCTGCGCAGCCGGATCATGGCGCAGGCCGAGTCGCAGCAGACGCAGATCGAGGCGAAGGCCAAGGTCGCCGCCGCCAAGGCAGAGGCCGCCGCGACCGCCAAGGCCGAGAAGGAAGCCAAGGCCAAGGCCGCGGCCGCGAAGGAGAAGGCGGAAGCGGAGGCCAAGAAGAAGGCCGAGGCCGCGCGCCTGGCCGAGCTGGCCAAGCAGTACACGCTGCCGACCTCCTCGTACACCATCACCTCGACCTTCGGTCAGGCCGGCTCGCTCTGGTCGTCCGGGTACCACACCGGCCTCGACTTCGCCGCGCCCACGGGCACCCTCATCAAGGCCGTCCACAGCGGGACCGTCACCGAGGCGGGCTGGGCCGGTTCCTACGGCTACCGCACCATCCTGACTCTGGACGACGGAACCGAGCTGTGGTTCTGCCACCAGTCGTCGATCAGCGTCAGTGTCGGCCAGAAGGTCGGCACGGGCGACGTCATCGGCCGCGTCGGCGCCACCGGGAACGTCACCGGCGCCCACCTCCACCTCGAGGTCCACCCGAACGGCAGCGCCGACGGCATCGACCCCATGTCCTGGCTGCGGAGCAAGGGCCTCAACCCCTGA
- a CDS encoding dihydrofolate reductase family protein codes for MSYPYLYPYVLLSAAVSLDGYLDDTSPERLLLSSPADFDRVDEVRAGVDAILVGAGTIRADNPRLLVNSPERRTVRVAAGKAEYPLKVTVSGSGDLDPAAKFWHTGGEKVVYTTEKGAVRARSLGLAADVVPLGPELDWRRLLEHLHAERGVRRLMVEGGGTIHTQLLQQGLADELQLVLAPLLVGDPDAPRLFGPGGYQGGRLRLTETRRIEDVVLMRYEPTAPGAGPLPSAADRRWLALACDLAAECPPSRTAFSVGAVIVAADGTELARGHSREAGDPVVHAEEAALAKLDPADPRLPGATVYSSLEPCAHRSSRPTPCARLILDAGVRRVVTAWREPNTFVTEADGTGLLAAEGVDVVVLPEYEERAQVANLHLSG; via the coding sequence ATGTCGTACCCGTACCTGTACCCGTACGTCCTGCTGTCCGCCGCCGTCTCCCTCGACGGCTACCTCGACGACACCTCCCCCGAGCGCCTGCTGCTCTCCAGCCCCGCCGACTTCGACCGGGTCGACGAGGTGCGGGCCGGCGTCGACGCGATCCTCGTCGGCGCCGGCACCATCCGCGCCGACAACCCCCGGCTGCTGGTGAACTCCCCCGAGCGGCGCACCGTACGGGTGGCGGCCGGGAAGGCGGAGTACCCCCTGAAGGTCACCGTCAGCGGCTCCGGCGACCTCGACCCGGCGGCGAAGTTCTGGCACACGGGCGGCGAGAAGGTCGTGTACACGACCGAGAAGGGCGCGGTCCGGGCCCGGTCGCTGGGGCTCGCCGCCGATGTCGTCCCCCTCGGCCCCGAACTGGACTGGCGGCGGCTCCTCGAGCACCTCCACGCCGAGCGCGGCGTACGCCGGCTCATGGTCGAGGGCGGCGGAACCATCCACACCCAATTGCTCCAGCAGGGCCTCGCCGACGAACTCCAGCTCGTCCTCGCCCCGCTCCTCGTGGGCGACCCGGACGCGCCCCGCCTCTTCGGCCCGGGCGGCTACCAGGGCGGACGCCTGCGCCTGACCGAGACCCGGCGGATCGAGGACGTGGTCCTCATGCGCTACGAGCCCACCGCCCCCGGCGCCGGCCCGCTCCCCTCCGCGGCCGACCGCCGCTGGCTGGCCCTGGCCTGCGATCTCGCGGCCGAGTGTCCTCCCTCGCGGACCGCCTTCAGCGTCGGCGCGGTGATCGTGGCCGCCGACGGCACGGAGCTGGCGCGCGGCCACTCCCGGGAGGCCGGCGACCCGGTCGTGCACGCCGAGGAGGCCGCCCTCGCCAAGCTCGACCCCGCCGACCCCCGGCTGCCCGGCGCCACCGTCTACAGCAGCCTGGAGCCCTGCGCGCACCGCTCCTCCCGCCCCACCCCCTGCGCCCGTCTCATCCTCGACGCGGGCGTGCGCCGGGTCGTCACGGCCTGGCGGGAGCCCAACACCTTCGTCACGGAGGCGGACGGCACCGGGCTCCTCGCGGCCGAGGGCGTCGACGTCGTCGTACTCCCGGAATACGAGGAGCGGGCGCAGGTGGCGAACCTGCACCTGAGCGGGTGA
- the lhgO gene encoding L-2-hydroxyglutarate oxidase, whose protein sequence is MVQVRTAGYDCDVLVIGGGIVGLSTAYAITRAAPGTRVTVLEKEPGLARHQTGRNSGVIHSGIYYRPGSLKARYAVRGAAEMTKFCAEYDIPHTVTGKLIVATDRAELPRLHALVQRGRENGIPVRELGAAQIAEYEPEVRGLAAIRVRTTGICDYTAVARRLGEASGAEIRYGAQVVRVDRRPERGAAVLTARGDVVRARVLVNCAGLYCDEVARLTGDEPGVRIVPFRGEYYELARPELVRGLVYPVPDPAFPFLGVHLTRGIDGGVHIGPNAVPALAREGYGWGVVRPREAAATAAWPGVWRMGRQHWRYGVGELRRSVSKGAFLDAVRRLLPAVEERDLVRAPAGVRAQAVLRDGALVDDFLIREGARAVHVLNAPSPAATASLPIGREVARRALGVLGAV, encoded by the coding sequence GTGGTGCAGGTGCGGACGGCCGGGTACGACTGTGATGTGCTCGTGATCGGCGGGGGGATCGTCGGGCTGTCGACGGCGTATGCGATCACGCGCGCCGCGCCGGGTACACGGGTGACGGTGCTGGAGAAGGAACCGGGCCTGGCCCGGCACCAGACGGGGCGCAACAGCGGGGTCATCCACAGCGGGATCTACTACCGGCCGGGTTCGCTGAAGGCGCGGTACGCGGTACGGGGCGCCGCCGAGATGACGAAGTTCTGCGCGGAGTACGACATCCCGCACACCGTCACCGGCAAGCTGATCGTCGCCACGGACCGCGCGGAGCTGCCCCGGCTGCACGCGCTCGTCCAGCGCGGCAGGGAGAACGGGATACCGGTCCGGGAGCTGGGCGCCGCCCAGATCGCGGAGTACGAGCCGGAGGTCCGGGGCCTCGCCGCCATCCGGGTGCGCACCACGGGGATCTGCGACTACACGGCGGTCGCCCGGCGGCTGGGCGAGGCGTCCGGGGCGGAGATCCGCTACGGCGCCCAGGTCGTACGGGTCGACCGGCGGCCCGAGCGGGGCGCGGCCGTGCTCACCGCGCGCGGGGACGTCGTACGGGCGCGGGTGCTGGTGAACTGCGCCGGGTTGTACTGCGACGAGGTCGCCCGGCTGACGGGCGACGAGCCCGGGGTGCGGATCGTGCCGTTCCGCGGGGAGTACTACGAGCTGGCGCGGCCGGAGCTGGTGCGGGGACTGGTGTATCCGGTGCCCGATCCGGCGTTCCCGTTCCTCGGCGTGCATCTGACCAGGGGGATCGACGGAGGCGTGCACATCGGGCCCAACGCGGTGCCGGCCCTGGCCCGCGAGGGGTACGGCTGGGGCGTCGTACGGCCGCGGGAGGCGGCGGCGACGGCGGCGTGGCCCGGGGTGTGGCGGATGGGACGGCAGCACTGGCGGTACGGGGTCGGGGAGCTGCGGAGATCGGTGTCGAAGGGCGCGTTCCTGGACGCCGTGCGCAGACTGCTGCCCGCGGTGGAGGAACGCGACCTGGTGCGGGCCCCGGCCGGAGTGCGGGCGCAGGCGGTGCTGCGCGACGGGGCGCTGGTGGACGACTTCCTGATACGCGAAGGGGCGCGGGCTGTGCACGTCCTGAACGCTCCTTCCCCGGCGGCGACGGCCTCGCTGCCGATCGGGCGGGAGGTGGCGCGCAGGGCGCTGGGGGTGCTGGGGGCGGTGTGA
- a CDS encoding aldo/keto reductase — protein MTSLRQLGSSDLKVFPLSLGGNVFGWTADEAASLAVLDAYADAGGNFIDTADSYSAWIEGHQGGESETVIGKWIKARGNRDDIVIATKVSQHPEFPGLTAANIKAAADASLRRLDTDRIDLYYTHFDKPEVPVEEIVGALDDLVKAGKVRHIAASNISPERLRASLEFSDREGLARYVALQPHYNLVSRDTYEGELQDLAAASGLAAVPYYALASGFLTGKYRPGTTVESPRASGAAKHLDSERGQKVLTALDEIAQAHDTQVATVALAWLAAQPTIAAPIASARTVEQLPALLGVAELELTQAELEKLTEASA, from the coding sequence ATGACTTCTCTTCGCCAGCTCGGCTCCTCCGACCTCAAGGTCTTCCCGCTCTCCCTCGGCGGCAACGTCTTCGGCTGGACCGCCGACGAGGCCGCCTCCCTCGCCGTCCTCGACGCCTACGCGGACGCCGGCGGCAACTTCATCGACACCGCCGACTCCTACTCGGCGTGGATCGAGGGCCATCAGGGCGGTGAGTCCGAGACCGTCATCGGCAAGTGGATCAAGGCGCGCGGCAACCGCGACGACATCGTGATCGCCACCAAGGTCAGCCAGCACCCCGAGTTCCCGGGCCTGACCGCCGCGAACATCAAGGCCGCCGCCGACGCATCCCTGCGTCGCCTGGACACCGACCGCATCGACCTCTACTACACCCACTTCGACAAGCCCGAGGTCCCGGTCGAGGAGATCGTCGGCGCGCTGGACGACCTGGTGAAGGCGGGCAAGGTGCGGCACATCGCGGCCTCCAACATCTCCCCGGAGCGGCTGCGGGCGTCCCTGGAGTTCTCCGACCGCGAGGGCCTGGCCCGCTACGTCGCCCTCCAGCCCCACTACAACCTGGTCTCACGCGACACCTACGAGGGCGAGCTGCAGGACCTCGCCGCCGCCTCCGGCCTCGCCGCCGTCCCGTACTACGCGCTGGCCTCCGGCTTCCTCACCGGCAAGTACCGGCCCGGTACGACGGTGGAGAGCCCGCGGGCCTCCGGCGCGGCCAAGCACCTCGACTCCGAGCGGGGCCAGAAGGTCCTCACCGCCCTGGACGAGATCGCCCAGGCCCACGACACCCAGGTCGCCACGGTGGCCCTGGCCTGGCTCGCGGCCCAGCCGACGATCGCCGCGCCGATCGCGTCCGCCCGTACGGTCGAGCAGCTGCCGGCGCTGCTGGGCGTGGCGGAGCTGGAGCTGACGCAGGCCGAACTCGAGAAGTTGACGGAGGCGTCGGCGTAG